From Solanum lycopersicum chromosome 4, SLM_r2.1:
TTCACAAATTTTGGGAGATCTCTTTTGAGTATGCGTCGAGATCAGGTGCATTCCATGGAAGCTGCTCATGAGGCGACTAGTCAAGAGATTGAACTCGAAGCTTTCCAGAAGCAAGTGGCTGAGCGTTTTAATGAATTATCTTCTGTTGATTCTGATCAATTGCTTTCGGTTCCCTGGATCCGTAAGCTGTTGGATGTGTTCCTCTGTTGCCAGGAGCAATTCAGGTCTATTTTGTTCAACAACACTGCTAATTTGAACAAACCTCCTATGGACAGATACGTCACTGAATATTTCGATAGGAGTGTGAAGGGATTGGATGTTTGTAACGCGATAAGGGATGGAATTGAGCAGATAAAGCAGTGGCAGAAGCAGTTGGAGATTGTTCTGTGTGCATTGGAAAATCAGAGGTGTGTTGGTGAAGGTCAATTTCGTCGTGCTAAGAAGGCTTTGATTGATTTTGCAATTGGTATGCTTGATGAGAAGGAGTCTAATACATCTGTGGCTCATAGAAACAGGTCATTTGGCCGAAACAATACTCAGAATGATCATAAATCTTTAGGCCATTTTAGATCATTGTCATGGAGTGTTTCTAGAAATTGGTCTGCTGCTAGGCAGCTTCAAGCAATTGGTAACAACTTAGTTGCTCCAAAAAATAACGAAATTGCTGCTACCAATGGATTAGCGTTGGCTGTTTTCACAATGAGTTATGTGTTATACTTTGTAATGTGGGCACTTGTGGCAGCAATACCATGCCAGGACCGTGGGTTGCAGACCCATTTTTATGTGACTAGGCAATTCGTTTGGGCCGTCCCAATCCTATCACTCCATGAAAGGATTTTGGAGGAATCGAAGAAGAGGGATCGTAGAAATGCTTGTGGATTGTTGAAGGAGATTCATGAGATGGAGAAATGCGCTCATCATATGAATGAATTGATCGATACGGTTCATTTTCCAATCACAGAGGAAAAAGATGGAGAAGTGAAGCTAAGAGTTCATGAACTTGGGCTTGTTTATGATGGTTTAAAGAATGGATTAGACCCTTTAGAGCGCCAGGTTAGGGAAGTATTCCATCGAATTGTTCGGAGCAGGACTGAAGGCCTCGACTCAATCGGACGAGGGAATCATGAGTGAAACAATTGTTGGGAACCCATCAATTTAGAATATGATATATAGATTTTCCCTTTtcagttcttttcttttttggaccTTTTTTAGATGAGGGAGAATGGTTAATGGTGCCAGAAAAATAAGTAGTTTAAAGAGGTGAAAATAATGTATTCTCACTTCATATTTGTAAAGAAATTTAGGGAAAAAATGGATCTTTGATTCATTTTTGGTGATAATCATCTTGTTTGGGATTGTATAATCACTTATGACTTAAGTTTGCTTTTCTAACTCTTTAGCTGGGTTTCCTTTTTCAGTTTCTTTTAGTTGTTGTTGCTTGCAATCTTGGTGTAAGAGACTCTGTATGCTTCACTTACGAGATTACATTGTTTGTCGTTATTGaattagaatttaattattatgaagCTTAGAAAATGAGTTTTACAGTATAAAGGAATGTCATTGACTGTTCAGTTAACATTGTAGTGATTTTCTGTCTCTGTTCATCACTTGACCATTCAGCCTCTGGAATGGTCATTTTTATATTGAGATTCATTTTATCCCAAAAAACATTGATACTTTTGGAGTTGGCTTTGTTGGTCCTTTTTTGTTCTGACATTAGAGCTGGCTTGCTGTTTTCTACATTTTCTCAAGTATcttccatgaaaaattttaaacaattctTCAGCATGTGATTTTGGTCAAAATTCTGGTTTCTTGTTGACTTGgacattgtttttatttatggaACCCACGTTTGTTAATTCTCCTATGTGAATAAATGAGTCAGGTAAGACTAGCATgactttcttttcttattcttttttttttttgtcaaatgaACCCCGGTAGGGAATGCTTTAGCTCAATGCGAgagttttttatttgaatttaaacgagcaattttttcatatagtaaatactaataaatataattatatataattcgttatacatatataaaaaaatcaattgtataatttgttatatatatacgAAAGAAAgcaattgtatacaaatcaattgtataatttgtatatgtattaaaCGAGAAatagagaaagacaaaaaaatattgagcaggagaatatttgtattgtataattataaatgtataggaCGAACATATATGTATTTGGAAatgtatatactattttctctcgctttatacaaacagaaacacaatttatacattttgtttctatttgtataagcTATGGAAGCGAACAAGATCTGAGAGAGTGGCGAGagagatctgggagaggggaacgaaaaaatatatgtatatatatattttttttctcgctttatacaaacagaaacacattttatacacttgtgtttgtataaaagtgagagggagcaagcgagagagggagagtggcgagcgagagtttgagggagagaggtgaTTGACAAACAATTTGCTATAGGTCACAACTAAATCAAAGTGtggttataacatttaatttgatttattagtttatcattatataaaaattttccaatttaaatttaGTTGGATTTCAATATAGATTTTAAACATCAGATGGAAAACCAAAAGAAAATGTATTGGGACAATTTCCGAAGTTATATACATTGACAAGGTAAAGAATTTACACTATCAATGCAGTCAAATTCAGGCATTTCAGTTCTTGGTCGTTCAACAACCTTTAGgccgtttggccatagatttatcaaataatatttgggaaaaaatttggcaaataatgtttgttcatccaatttgtcattattttgacaaatatcccaaattttcaaatactagttttttttagtatttgggtcaaatctcggatcttttaaaaattaaaattttatcccaaacttttatcttttacaaaaacattcTCTATAGTAGTtgtttgcgttgtattacataattttttacgtgaacaccaaaatgGGTGATGAAATAtatagtgaatattaaataatgatatgattgttgatgaaaatgatgaaaaattagcTCAAGCTAACAAAATCATGTGTTTcgtctacttcacgatgtatgtaatgatgtttgttgcactcactccaaattaccacattgctctagtgtcatgaacactatttgttattgttgtaacaaacattcaattgacttgtaatacaaacttatagttagttttgatagtttttaaaacttacgagtataaatcatattttttaaaaaaagatgaaatatattttccaaatcttATGGCCAAACACATAGTGAAATTTCACCTAAATTTttagttaaataatatttgtaaaaaatattcaaaaatttatgaCCAAACGCTAACTTAATATGGAGTTATTAGTTTCTAAGATTCAAAAATTGTGATGTTAAgtctatatatttatgtgttatataCTACTTTCTAATATAAAAATAGTGTAATTTGGGTCAAGGACAATGGGGGCTTCAAATAGGTTATTATTCTATTGTCAAGATAACAATATCAGACTTGATATACAAACTTACTTGTTCTAGTAAATCACcttttaattataaaacaaaCTGTATACATTACCGTAAAATGTTTATGTCTGCGTTAAGTGTACACATATCTTACTTCTATTTCTGAG
This genomic window contains:
- the LOC101243886 gene encoding protein BYPASS1-LIKE — encoded protein: MPVTDYQGASASFTNFGRSLLSMRRDQVHSMEAAHEATSQEIELEAFQKQVAERFNELSSVDSDQLLSVPWIRKLLDVFLCCQEQFRSILFNNTANLNKPPMDRYVTEYFDRSVKGLDVCNAIRDGIEQIKQWQKQLEIVLCALENQRCVGEGQFRRAKKALIDFAIGMLDEKESNTSVAHRNRSFGRNNTQNDHKSLGHFRSLSWSVSRNWSAARQLQAIGNNLVAPKNNEIAATNGLALAVFTMSYVLYFVMWALVAAIPCQDRGLQTHFYVTRQFVWAVPILSLHERILEESKKRDRRNACGLLKEIHEMEKCAHHMNELIDTVHFPITEEKDGEVKLRVHELGLVYDGLKNGLDPLERQVREVFHRIVRSRTEGLDSIGRGNHE